Within Amycolatopsis sp. FDAARGOS 1241, the genomic segment TCGTCGACGTCGCGGGCGGCGACAAGGTGCCGCGCAAGGGTGGCCCCGGCGTGACGACGGCCGACCTCCTGGTGATCAACAAGATCGACCTCGCGCAGTTCGTCGGCGCGGACCTGGGCGTGATGACGGCCGACGCGCACCGCATGCGCGGCGACCTGCCGGTGCTCGCGCAGTCGCTGGTGCGGACGCCGGACGCACCCGACGTCGCGCGCTGGGTGCGGTCGGTGCTGCCGGTGCGCGCGGGGTGAAAGCCCACGCGCGGGTGGTCGCGTGTTTCGAGGACGGCCGGACGGTGCTGCGCGAGCTGCGATCGATGGCACCCCTGACGTTGTTCCCGCGCCGCGGCCGGGGGCCGGACGCGGTCGTCCACCTCGTCTCGTCGGCCACGACGCCGTTGGGCGGGGACGAGCTGCTGCTCGACCTCCGGGTCGGGCCCGCAGCCGTGCTGCGGTTGTCCGGAGTCGCGGCGACGCTCGCGTTGCCCGGACCCGGCGGCGCCGCGAGTTCGTCCACTGTGGACATCGAAGTGGCGGACGGTGGGTCGCTGACCTATCTGCCGGAGCCGACCGTGGTCACCACCCGCGCGGACCACACGGCGGTGCTGCGGGCCTCGGTAGGCGAAAATTCCCGTTTCCACACCCGGGAAGTGCTCGTGCTCGGCCGGGCGGGCGAACCGCCGGGCCGGCTCACCACGACCGTCCACGTGACGCGCGGGGGCCTGCCGGTGCTGCGGCAGACGCAGGAGATCGGTGACCCGGTGCTCGACACCGGACTCGCCGCGCTGGCTGGAAAGCGCGTGCTCGCGACGGAGCTGGTGATCGGTGGTCCAGCGCGTCCCGCGGCTTCGGGGGAGTGGTGGGCGCGCACGTCTCCCGCACCTGGCGTCACGGTCACGACGTCTCTCGCGGCGGACGCGGTTGTTGCCTTGAAAGGTCTGGACTGCTAGAACTTCGTGCCTTGTCAGCACGTGGTGTTCTCGCAGCGAGGGGTGGCTCTGAACGGCGTTCAAGCGTCCGGTGCAGGGACGATTCCCAGGCGTGGCAACGGCTTAGCGTTCGGTGATCGCCTGTGGTGGGGCCTGCGCGAGACGGGTGACCTGCTGCTCGATACCGTGATCGCCGCACGTTCGACGGCGCGCTCCGCCGGGCCGTGCGCGCGGTTACCTGAATCCGGACGCGCGCTTTCGCCTCCGCATCAGCGGTAATTGCGATTTTCGCAAGGTTGACGCCGGCGCTGCCCCCTGGGCGGAGCGCGGCGGGAAGGAGGGCCGGTGGCCCGGACCTACGGTGGCGTCCCGCCGGAGCAGAGACGCGCCGAGCGTCGGGAACGGCTGCTGACAGCCGCCCTGGAGCTGTTCACCACGACGGGCTTCCGGCAGGCCAAGATCACCCAGTTGTGTACTCGTGCCGGGGTGTCCACGCGGAACTTCTACGAGGAGTTCGGCAGCAAGGAAGAAGTGCTGCGGACGCTGCACGACCGGATCAACTCGCTCGCGCTCACGCACGTGTCGGCCGCGCTCGAGGAGGTCAAGGACGCCGACGCGATGACGCGCATCGCGAAACTGCTCGACGTCTTCGTCGCCACGGTGACCCTCGATCCGCGGATGCCGCGGCTCAACTACGTCGAGGCCGTGGGTGTGAGCCCGGAGCTCGAAGCACAGCACCAGGTGTGGGTGGACCGGTGGGCCACGTTCATCGAGACGGAGGCGCGCCGAGCCGCCAAGGCCGGCGTCGCCCCCGACCGCGACTACCGGCTGACTGCGATCGCCCTCGTCGGCGCGGCCACCGGGC encodes:
- a CDS encoding urease accessory protein UreD, with protein sequence MKAHARVVACFEDGRTVLRELRSMAPLTLFPRRGRGPDAVVHLVSSATTPLGGDELLLDLRVGPAAVLRLSGVAATLALPGPGGAASSSTVDIEVADGGSLTYLPEPTVVTTRADHTAVLRASVGENSRFHTREVLVLGRAGEPPGRLTTTVHVTRGGLPVLRQTQEIGDPVLDTGLAALAGKRVLATELVIGGPARPAASGEWWARTSPAPGVTVTTSLAADAVVALKGLDC
- a CDS encoding TetR/AcrR family transcriptional regulator — encoded protein: MARTYGGVPPEQRRAERRERLLTAALELFTTTGFRQAKITQLCTRAGVSTRNFYEEFGSKEEVLRTLHDRINSLALTHVSAALEEVKDADAMTRIAKLLDVFVATVTLDPRMPRLNYVEAVGVSPELEAQHQVWVDRWATFIETEARRAAKAGVAPDRDYRLTAIALVGAATGLLREWQAHEPPLPVHEVGAELRALMLAAITRA